In one Pseudomonas sp. 31-12 genomic region, the following are encoded:
- a CDS encoding TraM recognition domain-containing protein encodes MVTQFRNYMENVLLWFTDPEAAKRAWRERRTTALRTALAPQLSTDIYGWPVEQIIHDNVIDPIPADRAAITRRAYYGRAAYHAGARLQKRMRARNFVISVVSFLVVCATAYLLGRNGSSLAWQWGSTAAGACMVIAGIYLFGCARGLTTDSWRLIVPAGPLLTEEEIEDVKEFGARVLLRVTPPQTPSDLVGSYRAWTYDRDGNPVDGQIVPDDLSVSYLRKAAVDESVPMAVAGIAFSMAGAFVATDSISWFFAPIAAGAAAVWSLLSIFDLSSIAKTRAAAAREALAVSAYPKLIEQEGKSKFSDFDRALDEQIERAITEQSPFIQLGTSTDLFAERRDPFSPAKAGVPFGMTVADLSTHLLIVGLTGTGKTAACIRPVVWQWQAAKAGGLLVLDGKGQLPTELVDLPGFQVISPGNASFNAIQNLRPDEVADTLFKLFSSDKGNAGDVSGNEWEQFARELLRSAAKVLALLNALEPTEWPWTLGSIYKLAFEPGSRERAKVVIEEGSACGHLMPGHVRRAYNGFMVRHIEKADETRSSIELNLETWLGTLINDQDLGAWADTEEGIEIEDCLYGAMLGLALPDTQTGVAISALAKRRFYSAIKRRGDAWKADGQTAVLLVVDEAQDLVSHEELAILPKARSLGLCAVYSTQGLDGLQVALKDEQATIMLLDQFRSIVSAQIGSDMTLAYVSKRIGASPRVVFSEVAANTTDPVATANSYGVNAGGYSAGTLAARAQTSDEMLKLSRSYGHVGQAIQTMSELAKKFGAEQAWQQLPAVIRRERPAGSVKIGEIPLVAVEEIHSLTMNKFTALAAINRCGTIRRSQIRLIPMFKFPTEEKAA; translated from the coding sequence ATGGTAACGCAATTCCGTAATTACATGGAAAATGTGCTTCTCTGGTTCACAGATCCTGAGGCAGCAAAACGCGCCTGGCGCGAGCGGCGCACCACGGCGCTCCGTACGGCACTGGCACCACAACTCAGCACCGATATTTACGGCTGGCCGGTTGAGCAAATCATTCATGATAATGTGATCGACCCCATCCCCGCCGATCGTGCGGCGATCACGCGTCGAGCGTATTACGGCCGTGCGGCGTATCACGCCGGCGCTCGTTTGCAGAAGCGTATGCGCGCTCGCAACTTCGTAATCAGCGTAGTGTCGTTCCTGGTGGTGTGCGCCACGGCCTACCTACTCGGTCGCAACGGTTCCAGCCTCGCCTGGCAGTGGGGTTCGACAGCTGCCGGTGCCTGCATGGTCATCGCTGGCATCTACCTCTTCGGTTGCGCTCGTGGGCTAACGACTGATAGCTGGCGTCTCATTGTTCCTGCCGGCCCGTTGCTCACCGAGGAGGAGATCGAGGACGTTAAAGAGTTCGGCGCTCGAGTACTGCTGCGTGTGACACCACCCCAAACGCCTTCTGACCTGGTGGGCTCGTACCGGGCTTGGACTTATGATCGTGACGGCAACCCGGTCGACGGCCAGATTGTTCCTGACGATCTGTCGGTTTCATATCTGCGCAAAGCGGCGGTCGATGAGTCGGTCCCGATGGCTGTTGCGGGGATTGCGTTCTCTATGGCCGGTGCGTTCGTGGCCACCGACTCCATTAGCTGGTTCTTCGCCCCCATTGCTGCGGGTGCCGCTGCTGTGTGGTCGCTCCTTTCGATTTTCGATTTGAGCTCAATTGCAAAAACTCGCGCTGCTGCAGCTCGTGAAGCGCTAGCCGTCAGCGCGTACCCGAAGCTTATCGAGCAGGAAGGAAAGTCAAAATTTTCGGACTTTGATCGCGCTCTTGACGAACAGATTGAACGCGCCATTACGGAACAATCGCCGTTCATCCAGCTGGGCACCTCAACCGATTTGTTTGCCGAACGCCGTGATCCATTCAGCCCGGCAAAAGCCGGCGTGCCGTTCGGAATGACTGTCGCAGACCTATCCACTCACCTGTTAATTGTGGGCCTCACTGGTACGGGTAAAACGGCGGCGTGCATTCGCCCCGTTGTCTGGCAATGGCAAGCAGCGAAAGCTGGAGGTCTGCTTGTACTCGATGGCAAAGGTCAACTGCCGACTGAGTTGGTGGATCTCCCGGGCTTCCAGGTAATCAGCCCAGGCAATGCCTCGTTCAACGCTATCCAAAATCTGCGCCCGGATGAAGTTGCCGACACACTGTTCAAGTTGTTTTCGTCGGACAAAGGCAATGCTGGCGACGTGTCCGGCAACGAATGGGAGCAGTTCGCACGAGAGTTGCTGCGCAGCGCCGCAAAAGTTCTGGCCCTGCTGAATGCTCTGGAGCCGACAGAGTGGCCCTGGACGCTGGGTTCGATCTACAAACTCGCGTTCGAGCCTGGTAGCCGTGAGCGTGCAAAAGTAGTAATTGAAGAAGGCAGCGCCTGTGGCCACCTTATGCCAGGGCATGTGCGACGTGCCTACAATGGTTTCATGGTGCGCCACATTGAAAAGGCCGATGAGACTCGATCGAGCATCGAACTCAACCTTGAAACCTGGCTCGGTACTCTGATCAACGACCAAGATCTGGGTGCGTGGGCTGATACCGAGGAAGGCATCGAGATCGAGGACTGCCTGTACGGCGCGATGTTGGGGCTGGCTCTGCCAGACACTCAAACTGGTGTTGCAATTTCAGCTCTCGCCAAACGCCGCTTTTACAGCGCAATCAAACGCCGGGGCGATGCCTGGAAAGCTGATGGCCAGACAGCAGTCCTGCTGGTTGTCGATGAGGCTCAGGATCTGGTGTCACATGAAGAGTTGGCGATTTTACCCAAGGCTCGCAGCCTCGGTCTCTGCGCGGTGTACTCGACTCAGGGCCTAGATGGGCTCCAGGTCGCGCTGAAAGATGAACAGGCCACCATCATGCTTCTCGACCAGTTCCGTTCGATTGTGAGCGCGCAGATCGGCTCTGACATGACTCTGGCTTATGTGTCGAAACGAATTGGCGCCTCGCCCCGGGTTGTATTCTCTGAAGTCGCCGCTAACACCACTGATCCGGTTGCTACGGCGAACTCGTACGGCGTAAACGCTGGTGGCTATTCGGCTGGCACCTTAGCCGCCCGCGCGCAAACCTCGGACGAAATGCTGAAACTCAGCAGGTCTTATGGTCACGTTGGCCAGGCCATTCAAACCATGTCCGAACTTGCCAAGAAATTCGGTGCCGAGCAGGCTTGGCAGCAACTCCCAGCAGTAATTCGTCGCGAGCGCCCTGCAGGCAGCGTCAAGATCGGCGAAATCCCTCTCGTCGCCGTCGAAGAGATCCACTCTCTCACCATGAATAAATTCACCGCTCTGGCAGCGATCAATCGCTGCGGGACCATCCGCCGTTCCCAGATCCGCCTGATCCCAATGTTTAAGTTTCCGACGGAGGAGAAAGCAGCATGA
- the mobF gene encoding MobF family relaxase yields the protein MSHYGMSNQKTTAGNFAAKASYFEKKLKELQALREKRIDLGAERGVTDEVMAAELAKVDAEIAAIVSQVEGDQGTGREDYYHKSGNDTLASGIAGPLANKLGLGEHPLDGDYLALFRGINPRTGEAFLDEKRQKAIDKAIQEAESKKANPSSKKHLDAGDLERLEKDGKEKSAKDPVLGFSSCVSLQKSISIYWAQADDQTRRVIQECMMGAVNDAIEREHRTGRIRGREGAQGAESVTGECVTLTYAHCTARRAPGQDFPDPQLHVHLERPNFVRTVDGKFLTLDAGWLYKSQKEFGAVVDVAFYQRLQARLPELASAMVVDWSGHGLRLNDASVSKELVAEFSKRSEQIQAEKKTMATSGQAAAQAIAVRSRDAKDIELGDSLDGHWREAIPTVELKASTAKDLQAPSLAELQRMVFRGSTVIDEFAIDSAAAHLTIGKGGLEEIEATKSEIYKQLGLIEIPQQPDENGRMPPKRYTTKELFTLEADCVKAVHAGLDDPSWSVDRAFVDEVIDDYEKEKQATQKPGEKPFRLTQEQRQAAYDLTGPGQYTFFKGAAGVGKSSTLAPTFRVYAEVFKAQGRRVIGVAPANKQATELAKSTGIQAQTVHSLLIKHQNALAAQQAGQRFKHQDLIGHGDIVVCDEAGMLDTYQMHNLVVACHQAGARLICVGDRNQHDAVETAALFGLLHDAVGDRCAKIETIARQVDQFRPTAQALYEGKVSDAIRHMQRDDQLKVFADGVNEADELVGDVFADMKAGLPGRDSVVRELDWSQILVLTDTNEQVRALNDKIRDARFARGELSAVGSVSIENEVLPGERFTIQVAIGDRLLLRKTAKDSQNEPVYNGDLGTVLGIERVTREVDGERIEDILFTITRDDGRTVKINASEYESLQHGYAMTGHKAQGMTVMQSYYLPSSYASLQAWYVAYTRGIHGCKTYLSEANWLPFKKSTAEFVYKENALDLMPQAREAIRASVHTGQPFRLTPQKLSVLDRLQGASPPFQFPGQAKEQPQEQPRQSVTVLPPVEVEIEHAKAFGAEIVDLRIDEQTWPADARRVAVVAAENPAPGAEVARWTNPGSSVPLEQRRDLCETLQGMKTAVFTTKLKLIKPEPQEARYVRIDPVRPATLAGLGRYHRVDGRPVAADGVSLPESRAGAAGQRVAGSLGQFDRAAGAGDAANEEAFSRPLGNIKRPAGRTPSDCLRTLSTCYLAAGPGRGREGVLPDNTLADRQPLGRVRRQVPGTALARSMKYDKASDAREVAAMKRDVDLTDYAAHLGMEYDKKASYKGHAVFRNGSGKYDIYQAADDNWVWHDRHSGKSGDIFKLYQEASGGTFIQAKDDIRAFQGGVLPSLGKSAEEQARIDRVREESRQRKERERLETIATSTENHYRTFGFMSRRDSYLSQERGISSEVLAETRWRTSRHGSAVFPHIDANAKFCGYEYRGAQVINGERREFKGFTTETEKGVYLANPKCANPTEIRFSEGGVDTLSIYQLASAEERQRILFIGTTGEPGPNTEAAIIALAERYKIQRFSLAYDRDQGGDSLTVKRHARLVSQFAGAQIEDVRERVGLQLGEDPNEALKRIEAMSAQREVQNSETVALAEPTIRPVAQPETQPSYDEDEANYSHRRSI from the coding sequence ATGAGTCACTACGGGATGAGCAACCAGAAGACCACGGCCGGTAATTTTGCGGCCAAGGCTTCCTACTTCGAAAAGAAGCTGAAGGAGCTCCAGGCCTTACGTGAGAAGCGCATTGATCTCGGCGCAGAGCGTGGCGTGACAGATGAGGTAATGGCTGCCGAACTGGCGAAAGTCGACGCCGAGATCGCCGCTATCGTCAGTCAGGTGGAGGGCGACCAGGGCACAGGGCGAGAGGACTACTACCACAAGTCCGGCAACGACACTTTGGCATCGGGTATTGCAGGCCCGTTGGCCAACAAGCTGGGCCTCGGTGAGCATCCCCTGGACGGTGATTACCTTGCTCTTTTCCGTGGAATCAACCCACGCACCGGAGAGGCGTTCCTTGATGAGAAGCGCCAAAAGGCCATCGACAAGGCTATTCAGGAAGCTGAATCGAAGAAGGCAAACCCGTCCTCGAAAAAGCACCTCGACGCCGGCGACCTGGAGCGACTGGAGAAGGACGGGAAAGAAAAATCGGCAAAGGATCCTGTTCTCGGCTTCAGCTCGTGTGTGAGCCTGCAGAAGTCCATCAGCATCTACTGGGCACAGGCCGACGACCAAACCCGTCGCGTGATCCAGGAATGCATGATGGGGGCTGTGAACGATGCGATCGAGCGCGAGCACCGTACTGGCCGGATTCGCGGACGTGAAGGCGCTCAGGGCGCAGAATCTGTAACCGGCGAGTGCGTCACTCTGACATATGCCCATTGCACAGCACGTCGCGCCCCCGGCCAGGACTTCCCTGATCCTCAGCTTCACGTACACCTGGAACGGCCGAATTTCGTTCGCACCGTCGACGGCAAGTTCCTGACCCTCGATGCGGGATGGCTGTACAAGAGCCAGAAGGAGTTTGGTGCAGTCGTCGACGTGGCCTTTTATCAGCGTCTCCAGGCACGCCTGCCCGAGTTGGCTTCTGCGATGGTGGTTGATTGGAGCGGGCATGGCCTGCGTCTCAACGATGCTTCAGTTTCGAAGGAACTCGTCGCCGAGTTTTCCAAGCGCAGCGAGCAGATCCAGGCAGAGAAGAAGACTATGGCCACCTCTGGCCAAGCTGCAGCTCAGGCTATCGCCGTCCGAAGCCGCGATGCGAAGGACATCGAGCTAGGCGACAGCCTGGATGGTCATTGGCGCGAAGCGATTCCCACTGTCGAGCTGAAGGCATCAACCGCCAAAGATCTCCAGGCACCGAGTCTCGCTGAGCTGCAGCGCATGGTGTTCCGCGGATCCACCGTGATCGATGAATTCGCGATCGATTCCGCGGCCGCGCACCTGACCATTGGCAAAGGTGGCCTTGAAGAAATCGAAGCAACCAAGTCGGAGATTTACAAACAACTCGGCCTCATCGAAATTCCCCAGCAGCCGGACGAAAACGGCCGCATGCCGCCAAAGCGTTACACGACGAAGGAGCTCTTCACCCTTGAAGCCGACTGCGTAAAGGCGGTGCATGCTGGTCTCGATGATCCGAGTTGGAGTGTTGACCGTGCCTTTGTTGACGAGGTGATTGACGATTATGAGAAGGAAAAACAGGCGACCCAGAAGCCAGGCGAAAAGCCTTTTCGGCTCACTCAGGAGCAGCGCCAAGCTGCCTACGATCTGACTGGGCCAGGTCAGTACACATTCTTTAAGGGGGCCGCTGGCGTTGGTAAGTCTTCCACTCTGGCGCCGACCTTCCGCGTATACGCCGAAGTTTTCAAGGCGCAGGGGCGCCGTGTAATTGGCGTTGCGCCTGCAAACAAGCAGGCAACGGAGCTGGCTAAGTCGACCGGTATTCAGGCCCAGACTGTCCATTCACTACTGATCAAGCACCAGAACGCGCTTGCCGCGCAGCAGGCTGGGCAGCGTTTCAAACATCAGGATCTCATCGGACACGGCGATATCGTCGTGTGCGACGAAGCCGGCATGCTGGACACCTACCAGATGCATAACCTGGTGGTTGCTTGTCACCAGGCAGGCGCCCGCCTGATCTGCGTTGGTGATAGAAACCAGCATGACGCAGTGGAGACCGCCGCATTGTTCGGCCTTCTGCACGACGCTGTTGGGGATCGCTGCGCCAAGATCGAAACGATCGCCCGCCAAGTCGACCAGTTCAGGCCTACTGCTCAGGCCCTTTATGAAGGAAAGGTGAGCGATGCGATCCGCCACATGCAGCGCGATGATCAGCTCAAGGTTTTTGCTGACGGCGTGAACGAAGCGGACGAGTTGGTTGGCGATGTTTTCGCTGACATGAAAGCTGGCCTGCCAGGGAGGGATAGCGTTGTCCGTGAGTTGGACTGGTCCCAGATTCTTGTCCTCACTGATACGAACGAACAGGTACGGGCGCTCAACGACAAAATTCGTGATGCCCGATTCGCTCGTGGTGAATTGAGTGCTGTAGGCAGTGTAAGCATCGAAAACGAGGTACTGCCCGGCGAGCGATTCACGATCCAGGTTGCGATTGGTGACCGCCTGCTTTTGCGCAAAACGGCCAAGGACTCTCAGAATGAACCGGTCTACAACGGGGACCTTGGCACCGTGCTGGGTATCGAGCGAGTCACCCGCGAAGTCGACGGTGAGCGGATCGAGGACATTCTGTTCACGATCACCCGGGACGATGGGAGGACGGTCAAGATCAATGCCAGTGAATACGAGTCGCTGCAGCACGGCTATGCGATGACCGGCCACAAAGCGCAGGGCATGACTGTTATGCAGTCTTATTACCTGCCGTCATCCTACGCTTCTCTGCAGGCTTGGTATGTCGCCTATACCCGCGGAATCCACGGGTGCAAAACGTACCTGAGTGAAGCCAACTGGCTCCCATTCAAGAAGTCGACGGCGGAATTCGTCTATAAAGAGAACGCTCTCGACCTGATGCCTCAGGCTCGCGAAGCAATTCGCGCATCCGTGCACACCGGCCAGCCGTTTAGGCTGACCCCTCAGAAACTTTCCGTCCTCGATCGTCTCCAGGGGGCCTCTCCACCTTTCCAGTTTCCCGGCCAGGCGAAGGAACAGCCCCAAGAACAACCCCGCCAGTCCGTCACCGTCCTGCCGCCCGTAGAGGTTGAGATCGAGCACGCCAAGGCCTTCGGCGCTGAAATCGTCGACCTTCGCATCGACGAACAGACCTGGCCGGCTGATGCCCGCCGCGTTGCCGTTGTAGCTGCAGAAAACCCCGCTCCAGGTGCAGAAGTTGCGCGATGGACAAACCCCGGCTCATCCGTTCCCCTAGAGCAGCGCCGCGACCTTTGCGAAACGCTTCAGGGAATGAAGACCGCCGTATTCACTACGAAGCTGAAACTGATCAAGCCTGAGCCTCAGGAGGCCCGCTATGTCCGAATTGATCCTGTCCGACCTGCCACCCTTGCCGGTCTCGGCCGATACCACCGCGTTGATGGACGACCTGTCGCCGCCGATGGAGTTTCCCTACCCGAATCCCGAGCCGGCGCCGCAGGCCAGCGAGTCGCCGGCAGCCTCGGCCAATTTGACCGCGCCGCCGGCGCCGGTGACGCAGCAAACGAAGAAGCCTTCTCCCGTCCGCTCGGCAACATTAAACGCCCTGCAGGGCGAACTCCCTCAGACTGTCTGCGTACGTTGTCCACATGCTATCTGGCAGCAGGTCCCGGAAGGGGACGTGAGGGTGTATTGCCCGATAACACACTCGCTGATCGACAGCCTCTTGGTCGAGTGCGACGGCAGGTTCCTGGTACTGCTTTAGCACGCTCGATGAAATACGACAAAGCATCAGACGCCCGTGAAGTCGCCGCGATGAAACGCGACGTTGACCTGACCGACTACGCTGCTCACCTGGGCATGGAGTACGACAAGAAGGCCTCGTACAAAGGACATGCTGTTTTCCGCAACGGCTCAGGGAAATACGACATTTACCAAGCCGCTGATGACAATTGGGTCTGGCATGACCGCCATTCGGGCAAGAGCGGTGACATCTTCAAGCTCTATCAGGAAGCCAGTGGCGGCACCTTCATCCAGGCCAAGGACGATATTCGTGCGTTTCAGGGGGGCGTTCTGCCTTCGCTGGGTAAATCAGCGGAAGAGCAGGCCCGTATTGATCGGGTACGCGAAGAGTCGCGACAGAGGAAGGAACGCGAGCGCCTAGAGACAATCGCAACCAGCACGGAAAACCACTACCGCACTTTCGGTTTCATGTCTCGCCGTGATAGCTATCTGAGCCAAGAGCGAGGTATCTCGTCCGAAGTGTTGGCCGAAACGCGCTGGCGTACGAGCCGGCATGGCTCCGCTGTGTTTCCTCACATTGATGCTAATGCCAAGTTCTGCGGGTATGAGTACCGCGGCGCTCAGGTTATCAATGGCGAACGACGTGAGTTCAAGGGTTTTACGACAGAAACTGAAAAAGGTGTCTACCTCGCCAACCCGAAATGCGCGAACCCAACCGAAATCCGCTTCAGCGAGGGCGGTGTCGACACCCTGAGCATCTACCAGTTGGCTAGCGCAGAAGAGCGGCAGCGGATCCTGTTCATCGGCACAACTGGCGAACCTGGTCCAAACACTGAGGCGGCAATCATCGCCCTGGCCGAGCGCTATAAAATCCAGCGCTTTTCGCTTGCTTATGATCGTGACCAAGGCGGCGATAGCCTTACGGTGAAGCGTCATGCTCGACTCGTTAGCCAGTTCGCTGGCGCGCAGATCGAGGATGTTCGCGAGCGTGTTGGTCTGCAGCTTGGCGAAGATCCCAACGAAGCCCTGAAGCGTATCGAAGCGATGAGCGCCCAGCGAGAAGTGCAGAATTCTGAAACCGTTGCTCTGGCAGAACCGACAATAAGGCCGGTTGCCCAGCCAGAAACCCAACCTTCGTATGACGAAGATGAAGCAAATTATAGCCACAGGAGATCGATCTAA
- the stbB gene encoding StbB family protein yields the protein MRVALVNLGGNQGKTTLSVNLFAPRMPEAKILAVETINAAGGDLGAAVEQLKGEQFARIYAELASADDLILDVGASNIEDFLVGLSRFEDGHDEIDLFVIPCTSDTKERTEAMKTAHMLSALGVPPEKIQFVFNRVVDGVEAEFADVLNFAKKSGVAFANPACVVPESELFALLSDKKMNIVQALSDITDYKAELKAATRSDDKKAWRRAMDMLAITKQSKSMDRQLQHVFELLTSTVGA from the coding sequence ATGCGCGTAGCACTCGTCAACCTTGGCGGCAACCAAGGTAAGACCACCCTCTCAGTAAACCTGTTCGCGCCGCGTATGCCGGAAGCGAAGATCTTGGCAGTAGAAACGATCAACGCCGCGGGTGGTGATCTTGGCGCTGCCGTTGAGCAACTGAAGGGCGAGCAGTTCGCCCGGATCTATGCGGAACTTGCTTCCGCCGACGATTTGATCCTGGATGTTGGCGCATCGAACATCGAAGACTTCCTGGTCGGCCTTTCCCGTTTCGAGGATGGCCACGATGAAATCGATCTGTTCGTCATCCCCTGCACTTCTGATACCAAGGAACGCACTGAGGCCATGAAAACGGCCCACATGCTCAGCGCTCTCGGTGTTCCTCCGGAAAAAATTCAGTTCGTGTTCAACCGCGTCGTTGATGGCGTCGAGGCTGAGTTTGCGGATGTGCTGAACTTCGCGAAGAAAAGCGGTGTGGCGTTTGCCAATCCGGCCTGCGTTGTCCCTGAGTCGGAGCTTTTCGCCCTGCTCTCGGATAAGAAAATGAACATCGTCCAAGCACTGAGTGATATCACCGATTACAAGGCCGAGTTGAAGGCAGCAACTCGTTCCGACGACAAGAAGGCTTGGCGTCGTGCCATGGACATGCTGGCCATCACCAAGCAGTCCAAATCGATGGATCGACAGTTGCAGCATGTTTTCGAACTGCTGACTTCGACGGTTGGGGCCTGA